In Mercurialis annua linkage group LG5, ddMerAnnu1.2, whole genome shotgun sequence, a single genomic region encodes these proteins:
- the LOC130014481 gene encoding 26S proteasome regulatory subunit S10B homolog B isoform X2, with protein MSTEEDVARRRTAIADYRKKLLQHKEFESRVRTVRENLRSAKKEFNKTEDDLKSLQSVGQIIGEVLRSLDNERLIVKASSGPRYVVGCRSKVDKEKLVQGTRVVLDMTTLTIMRALPREVDPVVYNMLHEDPGNVSYSAVGGLSDQIRELRESIELPLMNPELFIRVGIKPPKGVLLYGPPGTGKTLLARAIASNIDANFLKVVSSAIIDKYIGESARLIREMFGYARDHQPCIIFMDEIDAIGGRRFSEGTSADREIQRTLMELLNQLDGFDQLGKVKMIMATNRPDVLDPALLRPGRLDRKIEIPLPNEQSRMEILKIHAAGIAKHGEIDYEAVVKLAEGFNGADLRNVCTEAGMSAIRAERDYVIHEDFMKAVRKLNEAKKLESSAHYNADFGKE; from the exons TAAGGGAAAACTTGAGATCTGCAAAGAAAGAGTTTAACAAGACTGAGGATGATTTAAAATCTCTTCAAAGTGTTGGTCAGATCATTGGAGAAGTTCTCCGCTCTCTTGACAATGAACGCT TGATTGTTAAAGCAAGCAGTGGACCTCGGTATGTGGTTGGTTGCCGCAGCAAGGTGGATAAGGAAAAACTAGTTCAAGGAACTAGAGTTGTTCTTGATATGACAACACTCACAATTATGCGTGCTCTTCCACGCGAG GTAGATCCAGTTGTTTATAATATGCTGCATGAAGATCCTGGTAATGTCAGCTATTCAGCTGTGGGTGGTCTATCTGATCAAATTAGAGAATTGAGGGAATCTATTGAGCTACCACTTATGAACCCTGAGCTTTTCATAAGAGTGGGGATTAAACCTCCCAAG GGTGTCCTTTTATATGGACCTCCTGGTACTGGAAAGACATTATTGGCTAGGGCTATTGCGAGTAATATAGACGCTAACTTTTTGAAg GTTGTTTCAAGTGCCATTATTGATAAGTATATTGGAGAAAGTGCTAGGTTGataagggaaatgtttggatatgcaCGTGATCATCAG CCCTGCATCATTTTCATGGATGAAATTGATGCCATTGGCGGACGCCGTTTTAGTGAAGGAACAAGCGCCGATCGTGAAATTCAGAGAACACTAATGGAGTTACTGAATCAGCTCGATGGGTTTGATCAGCTTGGGAAG GTTAAAATGATAATGGCAACAAACCGACCTGATGTTCTTGATCCTGCACTTCTCCGTCCCGGGAGATTAGACAGAAAAATAGAGATTCCATTGCCAAATGAACAGTCGAGAATGGAAATTCTTAAGATTCATGCTGCTGGAATCGCAAAGCATGGAGAGATCGACTATGAGGCTGTTGTGAAACTTGCAGAG GGTTTTAATGGAGCCGATCTTCGCAATGTTTGCACGGAAGCTGGAATGTCAGCAATTCGTGCAGAACGTGATTATGTCATTCATGAAGACTTCATGAAG GCTGTGAGGAAGCTGAACGAGGCAAAGAAACTTGAATCTAGCGCGCACTATAATGCAGATTTTGGGAAGGAGTAG
- the LOC130014481 gene encoding 26S proteasome regulatory subunit S10B homolog B isoform X1, giving the protein MSTEEDVARRRTAIADYRKKLLQHKEFESRVRTVRENLRSAKKEFNKTEDDLKSLQSVGQIIGEVLRSLDNERLIVKASSGPRYVVGCRSKVDKEKLVQGTRVVLDMTTLTIMRALPREVDPVVYNMLHEDPGNVSYSAVGGLSDQIRELRESIELPLMNPELFIRVGIKPPKGVLLYGPPGTGKTLLARAIASNIDANFLKVNIIIFTTHPFCLLNFVDCEWFPSSIHPFIFVKVVSSAIIDKYIGESARLIREMFGYARDHQPCIIFMDEIDAIGGRRFSEGTSADREIQRTLMELLNQLDGFDQLGKVKMIMATNRPDVLDPALLRPGRLDRKIEIPLPNEQSRMEILKIHAAGIAKHGEIDYEAVVKLAEGFNGADLRNVCTEAGMSAIRAERDYVIHEDFMKAVRKLNEAKKLESSAHYNADFGKE; this is encoded by the exons TAAGGGAAAACTTGAGATCTGCAAAGAAAGAGTTTAACAAGACTGAGGATGATTTAAAATCTCTTCAAAGTGTTGGTCAGATCATTGGAGAAGTTCTCCGCTCTCTTGACAATGAACGCT TGATTGTTAAAGCAAGCAGTGGACCTCGGTATGTGGTTGGTTGCCGCAGCAAGGTGGATAAGGAAAAACTAGTTCAAGGAACTAGAGTTGTTCTTGATATGACAACACTCACAATTATGCGTGCTCTTCCACGCGAG GTAGATCCAGTTGTTTATAATATGCTGCATGAAGATCCTGGTAATGTCAGCTATTCAGCTGTGGGTGGTCTATCTGATCAAATTAGAGAATTGAGGGAATCTATTGAGCTACCACTTATGAACCCTGAGCTTTTCATAAGAGTGGGGATTAAACCTCCCAAG GGTGTCCTTTTATATGGACCTCCTGGTACTGGAAAGACATTATTGGCTAGGGCTATTGCGAGTAATATAGACGCTAACTTTTTGAAggtaaatattattatctttacgACTCATCCTTTTTGTCTTCTGAATTTTGTTGATTGCGAGTGGTTCCCTAGTTCAATACATCCTTTTATTTTTGTGAAGGTTGTTTCAAGTGCCATTATTGATAAGTATATTGGAGAAAGTGCTAGGTTGataagggaaatgtttggatatgcaCGTGATCATCAG CCCTGCATCATTTTCATGGATGAAATTGATGCCATTGGCGGACGCCGTTTTAGTGAAGGAACAAGCGCCGATCGTGAAATTCAGAGAACACTAATGGAGTTACTGAATCAGCTCGATGGGTTTGATCAGCTTGGGAAG GTTAAAATGATAATGGCAACAAACCGACCTGATGTTCTTGATCCTGCACTTCTCCGTCCCGGGAGATTAGACAGAAAAATAGAGATTCCATTGCCAAATGAACAGTCGAGAATGGAAATTCTTAAGATTCATGCTGCTGGAATCGCAAAGCATGGAGAGATCGACTATGAGGCTGTTGTGAAACTTGCAGAG GGTTTTAATGGAGCCGATCTTCGCAATGTTTGCACGGAAGCTGGAATGTCAGCAATTCGTGCAGAACGTGATTATGTCATTCATGAAGACTTCATGAAG GCTGTGAGGAAGCTGAACGAGGCAAAGAAACTTGAATCTAGCGCGCACTATAATGCAGATTTTGGGAAGGAGTAG